GTGGGGGGCGGTTGCCCCCCTCTTTTTTTCGAAAGGCTTCTTCCCGGGGATGTGGAGTGTTTGCGAAGGCAGATGCAGGACCGTCGTTTCAATGTCGAGACGGTGTTCGCACTCTCGCGGCGCTGCGCCTGGGGGGCGCCTCTGGTGGCGCTCTGTCTTCCTTTTCGGGGTGCCGCTCCCTTTCCCACAACCTTCTGGCTTACCTGTCCCTCTTTGCGCGATCGCTGTTCCCGGGAGGAATCACGCCAGGGTGTCCCCGCCCTTGAGGCTTTTCTCCGCAGACGGTATCCCCGGTGGGTTGCCTACCATCTCCGTTCCTCCCTGATTCGATTGGCGTTCCTTTCCGAAGGGGCGCGCCGTTTTGCCTCGATCCATAGACGTGCTGCCTTGGCTTCTCTCCGGAAAGGGGGCGTAGGCGGAACGCGCCTGGGAAGCGCTCCAACGGTGAAATGCCTGCATCTCCAGGTGGCTTCGTGGCTCGGTCTCGGTGAGCATCCGGGAGAGGCGTGGCTCCGCGAGCGTTTTTCCCCCGTGAGCTGCCTCTTCCCCGCTCGTTTCTCCTGCCTGGGTGAAAAACATTATGGATGATATGGAACGCTTCGCCGCAGTGGATGTGGGATCCAATTCCGTCCGGTCCCTCGTCGTCGATGTGCGCCACGAGCGTATGGTCCGTGTGGACTCCAGCACACACATTACCCGTCTTGCCGAAGGACTTCGGGGCGAGAAGGCGGTTGTTTCTCCGGAGGTGCTCGAACGGACGCTCCGGGAGGTTCGAACGCTGAAAAAACGTCTCGATGCAATGGACGTTTCCAGGTCGCGGCGTTTTTTCTTTGCCACCGAAGGATTGCGTGCCGCCACCAATGCGGGAGAAATTCGGGAGCGGCTCGAAGACAGCTTCGACGTACCGCTGCGCATCCTCTCAGGTGCGGAAGAAGGACGGTACAGTTTTCTCGGGGCGAAGACCGCTTTCCCGGATGCCTCACTCGTGTTCGACCTTGGAGGTGGAAGTCTGGAGATCGCCGATTCCCGGAAGGCACTTTCCCTTCCTCTCGGTGTGGTGCGCCTCACCAATCAATTCGGGGAGAATCACTCTCGAATGAAGGCTCACGTGTGGAGTGCTCTCGATATTCTTGATTCCATCTCTGGTTTCTCAAGGATTTCCTGTCCGGCAGGCATCGGCGGGACCTCCTCCACGCTGTGCATGATTCTCCGGAAGATCCCCGTTGCCGCCTATGCTCCGAAAATGCTTCACGGTCATCGTGTTCCCTTTGGGGATGTCGTTGCCCTGCGGAAACACTACGCGAACATGAGCCAGGAAGAGCGACGGGCCATGATCGGGATGGATCCCGGACGGGCGCCGGTTTTTGCTGCGGGACTTCTTGTGCTCGAGACGCTCCTGGAACGGTGGAGGCAGCCCGCCTACGTGCACAGCGAGGGGGATCTGCTCTGGGGCATTCTCGTCGAAGTCTCGAGAGCCGCCGGATACGCCGCTCGGGTGGTTGTTTTCTAGATTTGGCGATGTCCCGGAGTAGGTGGACGTGCGAAAGGACATGCGTATAGTCGCTGATCGTCCGAGGAGAAATGCCGTTGAGCCGCTTTTCCGTCAGAAGCAGTTCCAGAAGCCAAGGCACAGACAATTCCTGCTTTTTCGAGGCGAAGAACCGTCGTAAGGAATCTCTGAATAAGGCTGCGTCAGCCCCGCAGGGCGCCTCGCAGAGGCTGATGCGACCCGAGTCAAGGGAAAGGAAAGGCCTTTATTCAGAGCTTCCGTAAGTCTTCCCGATTCCCTCCTTTTCCCGGAGAGGCGAAAAGTGCGCCCTCCGACAGCCTGTCGGACTTCATCTTTTGCCTCTTGCCACGTTGCCGGGGCTCTTTGTGAAATGTGCGCGATGCTTGCAGTTTTCAAGGTCTCGCCTCCTTGAAATGTCAATGTTCCCGAAGACGGAAACCGCCGAGTTTTGAGCATCGGACCAGCTTGTAGAGTAAACCGCGGATGTCGGTTGGCGGTGAAGTGCTTCTTTTCCCCGGAAAAGCTTGCAATACCTGATCTCTTGACACTTTTCCGAATCCCGTGTATGATGCTCCCCGCCGTGTATCGCGAGTCGTTAGCTCAGCAGGTAGAGCACCGGACTTTTAATCCGGGTGTCGTGGGTTCGACTCCCACACGACTCACCAGGAGAGGTCCCATCGTCTAGTGGCCTAGGACACAGCCCTTTCAAGGCTGCGACACGGGTTCGAATCCCGTTGGGACCGCCATTCGCCGGTGTAGCTCAGTAGGTAGAGCAGCGCACTCGTAATGCGCAGGTCGGCGGTTCGAGTCCGCCCGCCGGCTCCATTTTCAGGTCGTTCATTGCGGCGGAAGATACCGGAGAATTCTGGCAGATGTGTGGCGGTGTATCGTGAGCACATGAAGAAACCCCTCCTTTCCGGAGGGGTTTTCGTGTTGACGGAGTCGGTGTCCATTGCTGGATTCGCTCTTGCGCGGAAGGCCTTTTTGAAGCCCCTCTGCCTACGGTCGGATCTAGGGGAAAGGGTGTG
Above is a genomic segment from Aminiphilus circumscriptus DSM 16581 containing:
- a CDS encoding DUF501 domain-containing protein — its product is MRRQMQDRRFNVETVFALSRRCAWGAPLVALCLPFRGAAPFPTTFWLTCPSLRDRCSREESRQGVPALEAFLRRRYPRWVAYHLRSSLIRLAFLSEGARRFASIHRRAALASLRKGGVGGTRLGSAPTVKCLHLQVASWLGLGEHPGEAWLRERFSPVSCLFPARFSCLGEKHYG